The sequence AGGGTCTAACGGGACACCCGGCATCTTGGGGAAGGGGGTGATGGTGAACACATCCGATCCTGGGGCACTGAGGATCCCCCCAGTGGAACCAAAGGAAGGTTTGCTGGCGAAATCGACGAGGCCCGAACCAGACAAAGACCCAGCGAAGCAAATGCATGCGGATGAGATGTAGGCCCTGCGGGAACGGGAAACTGGTTGTATCAGAGAGAAGCCGCAGGCCTCCAAAGAATCCATTTGGGACTCTTCTCCTCCCCCGGGGCAGTTTCCTGTTCGTAGCCTCAATCCCCTCCGGGGCGATGCAAGCAGCTAGACATCTCTGAGGAGAGAGCCCATCAAGGAAGCTGCTAGCTTCAAAAATTATTAGGGGTGGTAGAGTTGGCCTCCAAACAACCAATCTGGGCTGGATGGGAACTGTGGCTGAGGCCTGGAATGCATAGGGGAAGTCATAAAGGGCAcccctgagcatgcacagagcgcATTTCCCTTGCACTGCCAAGGAACTGCAACAAGCCCAGATGGGGGAGTGAGGAGCAGGGCTTAGAAAAAGAGTGGACCTTTCTCTCCATCTTTTAATTAATCCTTGGAGAGTCGGAGGATGCAATTACAGGTGTGAAGCGCTGCAGGTGATGTAGTCAGGGAGGCGCTTTGGGGGAAGACGCCGTGGCTTTCCAGTTTCGCTCTAGCCAGGCTCCGGTAGCTGAACCCTGGAATGTGTGAAGAAGCAacgagggtgcctctgagcacaggaaaagtgcattttttttttgctcacgTTCAAGCAGCAGGAACAAGTCTAAATCTGAAAATAGGGAGAAGGTTTGGCAAATTTTATACCCtctgtccttccctccctcgcctTAAAGCGTGGCTGAGCCCTGCAATAATAGAAGGCTCCTCTGAAttcctgttttgttgatattttcATTGTCGCATTCATTGTTGTCATTGTATTGCTGTTTGGGAGACGTTGCGGTGTGCTTTTTCATTATTGGAAACTGCCCTGAGGGCATTTGACAGTTGGGTGGCACAGTAAATTAATTAaatgggcagtgtgtgtgtgtgtatgcctgacAGGCAGAAATCTAACAGGAGCAGTCTCCGCCCTCTAGTGACAGACAAAGGCATGACCTACTGAATTTCTGCCCCTTAACACAGCCGCAAAAAGCACCTACGGCCTCTGGACAGGGAGAAGGTGGCCACCCGTGGTGGCGGCTTGCTACGAAAGCCCTCTGCACGTGTCCAGAGGTTAGATGACGGCATTTGCATATTCCCGAGGATTGCTCCAATCgacccccagtgggtttccttttTCCCAAGAACTGGTCCCCTGGTGTGTCATTTCTCTTTCCGACCCGGAGAGGCAAAGATGAAAAGTCGCCGTTCATTTTACCAGAGATGAGAGAGCAGGTGGGAGAAGGAAGACAGCAAGCCAGGGGCTGCGTCAGGGATGAAGTCATCTCCCGGGAGAGCATCACTAAAGGCACTCAAGACGTaggtgggtgggagcagcagaGACAACCGACGTTTTTTTAGGGAGCAGTGCACAAAACGCCTACCTGgcatagccttctccaacttggggccctccaccgtgttggactacaagtcccataactCCCAGCTGGCATGATCCAGCAAGGAAATCACAATACGTTCTGTTCTTAAGCCAATGGACCCCCAACACCGGCTGTCCCATCTGCCTTTACCCAAGGCCTTTGCCCCCATTTCATGGGTCGCGATTTTCCGTTTTCGACCCCAACGCTCCGGGCGCACGGCTGCGCATTTGAAACTCTCCCAGCCCCAGGCCCGTAACACCACACTGCACATGCTCATTCATCTCGACCTATGCAGCTCCGGAGAGAACGGTTAGGATTTATTGACATTTCACAACGGGCAACGCCGGCCGATGCATCGCTCATCCGACCCATCTCAAGCGGAAAGCAATGTGTTTTCCTGTACCGATTTGAAATGTTCTGTTCTGAGCTTTGTTGCcatgcagaggaagaggaggggggagttgGAGGGGGATGTTGCAGCACGCGGGGAGAGAAAACTTCCCCCTTTGAAAATTGGACATGACACTACAATGCTGATGGACAgatggacattttatttatttattttatttatttgtttgtttcacttatatactgctcccatagccagggctctgtaggcggtttacagaaatcctaaaattaagaaaaaacgagtatacaaaatttaaaattctaaaacacagaacatacacacataaagcattaaaaaccgttaaaaaaaactaaacatgtgggtgattaagatgtgccgccacatgcctgggcaaagcggaaagtcttaacctggcgccggaaagatagcagcgttggtgccaggcgagcctcatcagggagatcattccatagtttgggggccaccaccgaaaaggccctgtccctcgttgccacactccgagcctctctcggagtaggcacccggaggaggaccttagatgttgaacatagtgaccaggtatattcacgtcaggagaggcgttccatcaggtattgtggtcccaagcccacattcaagagggagctggacaaccatctgtcagggacgctttagggtggattcctgcattgagcagggggttggactagatggccttgtaggccctttccaactctacgattctatgaaacaccCTCTTTTATTACTGGGgatcatgggcgggagggtgctgttgcaccatgtcctgcttgtgggtccctggctgatagctggttggccactgtgtgaacagagtgctggactagatggaccctcggtccgatccagcatcagggctcttctgatgttcttcctgTCCAGTTTATCGCAGCATTTGCCTGCTGTTTTTCCGCCCCCGACAGCCCATTTTTCCTGCCACGTGCCGTAACTGTGTCTGGCTCTGAAGGGGAAGCTGTGATTAAAATGCGAGGGCAAACAGGTGGAGACGGCGGGAATTAATGGGACCCGCGACGAGCCGGAATTAGCGGCCGCTACCCGAGGCCTTGAGTCACTTTCAAGAGCTTGTTTGGCAAGCAGCCGAGACCCGACATCGATCCGTCAGACTGGCTTTGCGGGCGGAGATTTAATGAGAGCAGGCTGCGGATGGAGGCAAGGGGTGAGCTCATTCGGTGATGGATCAGCTTCCACTGGACTCACAAGGGGGTCTGCGGTGCGGAGGGGCCTCGGCCTCTGCAGGGGTCCCGTAGCACAGTGGGGAAGAGCATCTCGGCTGCGTGaagaagggcccaggttcgattcccggcagaTCAAGTAGCGGGCAATACTTCTCTGCCTCAGACCCTGATGAGGTCGACTTCATGCCCTCTAGGTGTTTCGGACctcgactcccatcagccccaggcagcatggccaatagccagatAGGTGGGAGCCGTGAGCATAACATCTCAATGGTTGGAGTAGACAAAACTGGGCAAAATTGGCCTTCCTTGGCAAGGtagcctctggatgttttggactacagctcccagcattcctgaccattggccatcctggctcaAGCTGATGGGTGCtggccaaaatatctggtgcCTGACCTGGTACATAACTTCCTACGTGCCGATGTTGATAAAACTGGGATAGGGAGTCAGGGTGTGGGACTTGTGGGTTTCATTAAGCATCCTCCCCAgccccataagaacatcagaagagccctgctggatcagaccaagggtccatctagcccagcgttctgttcacacagtggccgaccatacgggaaacccacaagcagaacgtgggtgcaacagcaccttcctgcccatgttccccatcaactggaatatgtaggcacactgcctctgagaccggaagtagcatagagccatctaGGCTATTAGCcaccgatagccttctcctccatgaatttttctaacctccatttaaagccatccaaatgggtggccatcgctacatcttgtggaagtgagtccCAGAGTTCCACaacacgctgtgtgaagaagtctttcctttgatacgtcctgaatctcccaccaatcagcttcatcagatgacctCCATGGGGTCTTGTATTATGAAAGAGGGGAGAAAacgtctccctattcactttctccacatcacgcACAATTCGgtacacaccatgcataattcgaGGGATGCCCAACATACCACGGCTTGGGTTACATTAACAATCAGCTGACTGCTACATCCTGCACCTGTTTGTGCCCACAAATCTTTAAGTTTCTCAGTTCTTCGCATTGAACAATTAAACAAATCTTATTTGATTGAACGTCTGGGTTACAGTTGATTAATCTATCAATTTCAGTTGATTAATCTATCAATTCGGTTTGCACGAGGAAAAACAATAATTCCGAACCAGAAGTATAACATCCTATCTTTTTAGATGATGCAACATGTATGTCATAGAAGGCACCATTTTAGAAGACGCATCCCCTTTTAAGCAAGAAGGGGAAAATGAGGGAACAGCAGATGGtgagatttattttttacaagATTCTTCCTTCCAGCAGGAAACAATTAATCCTAATCCCCAGCAAGAAGACCAGATTATGGTTTGTCCATCTCTTATGTAATCTTCCACATGGCAGAAGCATGACCCAGGAGAAAGCACATCACTACCCATGCGCGCCGTCCCCTCGGAAGCCAGCGAAAGCACGTTCAGCCAAGGGCCGTGGCTCAGGGGTGGAGAGCCTTTtcggcatgcagaaggtccccgatttgaaccccggcatctccagggagggctgggaaaaTTACTGCCCGGAACCCTGGAGATCCCCTGCCGGTCAGTATCGAaaacgctgggctagatgggccaaggcaGCTGATTCCGTGGAAGGCGACTTCCTAGATAGGGAAAGCAGAGGGTCATTGCCCAGTGAGACCCCCAAAGTGGCATGGGTTTTAGCGCTTCCTCCATCTTGAATGGGAGAGGGTTGGGCCTGACAAGCCAAAGGAAAACAGGAAGGCCACTTTGTAAACACGGCTGCGTCCGGACATCACAATAtcaaccatggtttaaccataagccttcttctttcctcttcctcttccttcttcttcttctaaactaAAAAGGGCCCACACTCTTTCCTTATAGGAGGGTGCCTCAATGCCTCAGTCAGAATAAAAATGTTTCCGTGGGTTTGTGTCCAGAGGCGTGGGGAAgtatagaaagaaagagaattaaagggagggagggatgaaaaagaaaggagagagcaaggaagggaaaagaagagaaaggaagggcggaaagaaagaaggaaggaaggaagggaagagaatgatggggggaaagaaagaaagaggaacaaggacagagagagagaaaggaaaagaaagaggaaggaagagaaaggaagaaaaggaagaaaaaagaaaggaacaggGAAGATAAACGAGGCAGGAATTTACAAGCGCTTTCGGACATCAAAATGTCCTGCAAGAATGATTAATTCGAATAATAACCGTACACATCAGCGGGGTCCTTAGACAGATGCCCAGAGCCAGGCACATCAGAATCAACAGTTATTGGACAGGGAGAGAGCTCATTCCCAGCGTGTTTTTGCCTGCAGCCGGCGCTGGGCCTCGTCCCAAGATGATGGATCACGCTCGCTCTcccgctctctccctctccctgttccCTTTAATTCCTCTCCTCGCCTGCCAAATTGCCATTGTGGAGTAAGCCGCTCATCAATATTCAAGCGGCGCCCCCCCTCCGAACCTCCCCCCCGGGGGCCGCCGACGCCACTTCTGCGCCCAAACTTTGGCCTCGCTCGGTGCGTGTCTGCCGGCTCCGCGTTCCACCTTCCTTGGCGGCTGTGCTTCTCCAAGGAGACAGGGTTCGGGGCGCCACTCCTCAGTGTGCAAAGCTTCCCACACGCACACGCATCTCAGCAGCCTGTGTGGGCTGGCAGGAACGCAGGCAGGTTAACTctctcctgcattgagccggaGGAAGGCAAGATCCCAGGGTCAGGACCGCGGACAGCTCCCCGTCCGGCACATTCGCCCTCGACTTCGGCTGGAGCTGCTACTTGCCTCCACTCCCGGCCGCCATGGATCGCTCCCATTTGGGTGCCGTGGTGGTCTTGCTTTGCCTGTTCTTGGTGGCGCGCGGAGGGATCGCCGGCGGCGGCCGGCCACCCCAGGAATTCCCCTTCAAGCACAACTACCAGGGGCACGAAAAGGAACTGGTGAGTTAACGTGGCGTCGGTCCCCACGACTTTGGTCCGTGGCTGCCACGGGatgggggaatgggggggggcaaaagcAGCCACGGATGCTGCAAGGAGGTGCCTGAAAATGGGGTAACCCAATTTCCCCAACCGAGGAGGAGACACGTTTTGATGTACGtggagcggggtggtggtggaaatgtcaGAAATGCCCAGTGGTGGTACCCGTGGGCACCCACGGAGTACGTTAGGTTGAAACTGACGCGCATAAGATACGTAAGATACCCCAGCACGTCCACAGAAAAGCCGCCTGGTGGGAGAACGTAGCCATCGGCTTATCTAGCCCAgggttgtcgacactgactggcagcaagggatCGCCCGAGTTTCAAGGAGGAcgttttcccagccctatctggagaagccgggaatcgaacctgcgaccttctgcatgccaagcaagggctctacccactgagctacagcccttccactGCAGACGAATCTGCCTTTTTCTGAATCGCATCATTGTCCAAATAGCCCCGTAGTGCCAACTTTGAGTGGAAGGAAGAGaagggcatttccccccacccctccatcacCTGCACCTTTTAGCTGAAGATGCCAGAAacggaacctgggaccttctgatgCTGAGTctcagcccctccccccaaaatagaGCAAGATGCTAGCCCTCATGGCTCTGAAGAAGGGCCGGCTTCAACAGGAACctcagaagctgccttctaccaagtcagacctgctgtccacctagctcagtattgccgacactgactggcaacacctctccagggtttcaggaagaatTTTTTCCTGGAGACGCCGTGAACCCAACCTGggagcttttgcatgcaaagtgcaGGTTCAACCACTGAGCTACTGCCTCTGCCCCCATcagcttttccccaacctggtgtccctcCAGGTGTtgcggacttcaactcccatcagccccaggcggCAGGGCCAAGAATGCTGgggactgaagtccaaaacacccggCACACGCCTGGCTGGCGAAGGCTGCTTTGCACTCTGTGAACAAGCAAGGGGCGTGATCCGCGTCAAGCCCTTGGTTCTTCTAGCTTGGTCTTGTGTAATCCGACCCACCTGGGGGTTGCGGGGCGACCGACATGGCCTGATAGAAAGCCATCAGTGGACGCTGGAgcctccgaggtcagtggggtggcgaatccgctccgggttttagtcagaaccagttagaactctgaaggaactatccTTCAGCCccctggacagctccttcagagttctgaccaaaacctggagcggatccgccaccccactgacctcagagacGCCAGCCTCTGCTGGCAGCTGTTTTCTAGGAGTTCAGAACAGGCATTTTGTTTTGTAAGGTTCGAAACGACCATAtttctgcgattctaagacacactttccccccatataaacatctctaaaaacgggttagaatcgcaggtgcgtttattatttctcagaatcaaagctttttttctgttggcggtactgaaattagagtgcgtcttacaatcgatgttgtcttagaatcgaagaaatactgtaaGTCCTACCGTGTGAGATTGGGAGGTACCAGAGACAGAACCTGGGACATCCTTCTCACAGAACATGGGCTTTGCCAATTGAGAGAGAGTCCAACTCCTGGTAGCAGATTTCAACCCTGCTAATTGCGATGGCTTTGTGGAACCTCCCCACTCTGATGCAGTCTACCTGTGAACACCGGTAGAGGGCTGTTGCATTCCTGCTCTGCGTGTGGGTTTCCCCGAGGTGTGGAAATGGCTACCCTGGGAAGCAGGATGCCGGAAGCACAGGGACCACTAGTTTCATCTTTAAAGTATATTTATCCTGCTCCCACCAAAAAAACTAACACCGGATGCTACCCTTTATTGCACTGTCAACAAACCAGTAGGAGGGTTTCCCATCTGCTAGGACCAAGTCTTGGGCAAAGCTAATGGGCCTTAGTTGCTCACTCCAGACCAACAACTCCAAAAATTCTTTGCATTACATCAGGGCtagctagggttgccatacgtcccggaaaaccgggaatgtcctgatttccaggagattctgaaatgtcccgaccggctgggcaagaatcccagattcctggtccagctggctggagaaattctgacctccgaaatggtgccttgagcctgttcagcgaagcggcagcagcagagaaaaagacacatcaatccggtgctttttccagagcatcaccgctgctccacaggctcatctgagtcactcaccgagactcaccttattgcgcctgtgGCTgagtagaagaggaacaacagagCATGTGCTCTCCTccggctacctgagtcccatgcaatgcaaaggagtttggtgagcttggctggttgtggtcagacctttagggtgaGCGCGGGGCGGAGCTGcagggttatttgtgggggaagaaagtttTGTAGGGGACAGGAaggagggagcgagtgggggatgagggggtgaaggagaggaaaggagagaggggagaaaggaaaggaaaggaaagtcactcccccaaaaatcgcccttcaaaaatccacgtccttggatttgggttgccaACCTCAAacctgttacttggaagtaagttgcagtgaatctAAAATGTCTGGTTTTGCAgtagttgatgttttaattgagaaATTGgcctttgcaaaaattgggctttccccagacctttacatattgctcatttAAAAGATcctagcccacccaccccccaaaaaattttgtcccggttttgtggatttggaatatggcaaccctagggcTAGCTCATTACAATATATTGCTGCTGGCAAAAtccatcccccccgcccccccccccccccgcgcccagcAACTGTGAGAACGACAGCTAAGCTCAGGGAACAAGGAAGTCGGAGGAGGGTGGCAGATGGTGCTGGGATCCCTGGTAATAAAAAAGTCCTGGTGCTTCAACCCTACCTGCCCTGGTTGCACTACACCACTGTTAGTCGGGGAAGGAACGGGCCTGAATCCACaggtctctctccccacccctctgcaaCTCCGCCTACTTTGAGCTCTGGCCACACCCACCGCAGAAATGCAGACCCAGACCTATGGGGCTGGGATAATGCAGCCCTCGATTGCAGGAAGGTCAACCCCGTCTGTGTCTTTTTCCCGTTTTGTCTCTCTCAGCTGGACGAACTGCAGGAGGTGCTGGAGAAACTGCAGCACAAGAAGGTCTCGACCTGGGAGAAAAAGTTTAACCAAGTTCCCAAGGTAGCGCCTGGctgaggcggtggcggcggcgggagcgacggggtggggtgggggcgtagCAACGGGGAAGAGGCGTCCGAGATGGACGGATGAGACGCCACCGCCAGAAGAGGGTGGCGTCCTCTCTGCGCTCGAGGGCTGGGCTTCGTCCCCGCAAAGGCGGCTTTTAAGTAGGCTTTACTTTATGAAGGAGTGCTCCAGCCGCAGCTGTCAAGTCATTAGAGCTAGCAATGGAgactccatgttcagaagcagcgTACCTGTTTCTACCAGACGGTGGAGGGGACGAAGGGCAGGGCCCCCGAAACAGGTTTCCCAGGGATGGTCTCAACAATTGTAATTCCTTCTGTTCAGGCCGCGAGTGTTGATGCTAACGTAGCCCAAACGACAACAGGGAGGGACAACTAGATGTTTGGAACTACAaccctcatcatccccagccatagGCCaatgccatgctggcaggggctgatgggagttgtacaacaCAAACAAAGGGTTCTGGGTGAGGGGAGGCAGACCTGTCAACGCGTTTTCGCAGGTGTTAAGATCCTGCTGTAACCTGGGGGGGTGAagctgcagccttccagatgttgctggacttccaagtcctatcaaccccagccagcatggccaatgatgggaactgtagtccaaccacAGCACtacatagagcttcggctatggggcggtatataactctaatagtaataacaataataatagtaataatacaccCCACCCTAACCACTATACGCACAGCCCTCACTACCACGAAGGAACAGTTTCCAGGGAGAAAAGCCAGCCAGCAGGGCAGAAGCCAAGGCTGCCGCCTCCCTCAGGGCTTTCGGTGTTAACGTGCCCCCCCCTCCTTCCGCAGTGTTCCTTCGGCAACCCCTGCGCCGTCAGGAAAGGCGCCCGGATTGGGAAACTCTGCGACTGCCCGCGCAGCTCTGCCTGCAACGCTTTCCTCCTCAAGTGCTTGTGAAATGGCCGGCCGCCTCCGCTCCGCCACCGCTAAACTCCCCCAACAGCGGCTCCCCGCTTTCTGCTTCGTCGCGACGCATCGGCCCGAAGGGGCGGGCAGGGGGACGATCTGGAGAAGGGGCCGGGCGTCCCCGGAACCCTGGACCCAGGCTTCGGAAGTAATAAAAGAGAGCTTCTGAGCATGTGTGGAGTGCATTTTTCCCCCCTACGGGTGAAGGGCAACGGTTTAGGTTAAAGGAGATAGGTCAGAGCAGTAAGAAAGACTCCCCGCTCCTGGAAGGCCAAGCGAATGGGGACCTTTTCTTTGAAATCCCAAAGGTCCGGATTTATCCTGATCGCAcgcctccccaccctgcctgccGGCGAGTGGCTGGATGCAGGGAGTAAGCAGACTCAGGCCCCCAGCAAAggaccatctcacccccagctgcaacatcttttgggggctgggagcttaagaggcaggctcccgctacctgggatcgtgtccatcggatccagccaggagaggatgcctacaaagcaaggggccagtcaggggctgttgtcctgccttgggggtttgcctagaccagccttcctcaacctggggcgctccagatgtgttggactgcaactcccagaatgccccagcagctgctggggcattctgggagttgcagtccaacacatctggagcgccccaggttgaggaaggctggcctagtctgtggaaccttccaactgcctcctagcagactcaggctcccagtaCAGAACCATCTCaaccccagctgcaacatctttttgggactgggagcttaagaggcaggctcctttgggggcgttgtgtattttaaacttcttcttttttttacatttctttttctaggttttacaatgttatgttttaaactttgtaataccgccttgaggcccagtattgggcaaaaggcggaatacaaataaatatagtagtagtaataataataataataataataataataataataataataataataataggccatcGCCAGCCAAATTCGCCGCCTAGCTTTAGTCACAAGGATTCAGGGGGTGCCAGGAAGACTACACATTCACCTGCCACCATTTCGTTCGACAATTTCATTCAACGCTAGACCGGCAGGGCTGGCCGGGAGGCGCTGAGCTCAACTGCGCGGCTCTAAGCATCCCCACGTCAGGACGGTTCACAGCTTCGCCACACCTCCGCGGCCCGGACCGGAGCGGCGGGAAGGCGctcttgcgctcatgtcctgctcgcGGGCGTCCCGTGGAGGCCCTTGCTGTGCCTCTGCGGGATCCCAACGTTGTACTAGACGCGCCTTTGGCCTGCCCAAGCAGGGATCTTCTCATGTTCCCGCCGTCTTAAATATGTCAGCAAGGAAATTTAACAAGAGGGGAAAAACACCTTTGTAAGCTTGTGCCGCACCCAGCCAGTGTCAACGCCAGCCCTGGGGTCCATCTCCCTTGAGAAGAGGGGGAGCACCTGTACTACAAATTGTCCCCCGCAGCTGCGGCATCTGGGCCAAAGCAGGAATATAGGTGGTTTGGAGCGGTGGACATTTGGGCCAGTCCTACTTGCCCGCCCCAAACACCTccactgcccaccccacccctatcaAATACGGAAGCACAGCTGAACCAAGCCCCAGGCGGGGGTGGAACATCTGTGCCCCCAATTCCAGGTAGGTTCGACCTCTaaatcccatctgccccagcGAGAACAGCCGATGGTCAGGGATTACGGGAACTGGAGGCCAACGGCACTTGGAGGATCCCAGGTGGGGCACAGAGAGCCCAACCCGGTACCTGTTTCTCATTttgaacccccaccccccccccccccggtcccccaAATTTATCCCACTGCCTCTCTCTGCCCTGGGCAAACATGCGGAGCGACGCGGCTGCGCAGACGGCCTCCAGACACTCAGCTAGGAGGGAATCGTTTTAATCAAATCCAGGTTCCGTACACAGTCGGGAGGGAGGATGCGTGGAaagaaacgaaataaataaaagtcaaaaGAGTGGCGCCCCGGAGAGAGAGGGGTCACAGGATGAGTCGCTGTCTTGTCTCCTCGCAAGACTTCCAAAAGACGCCCGCTGGGGTTGCCGCTCGTTTAATAAACAGCGATTAGACGAGAGACGGGCCGGGCTTCCGTTGAGTCCAATGCAAGACGGAGAGACAGTGGCATCGGCGCCGAAATCAgaaccctgccccctgcccccagccaaCCAACGCAGGTGCTACAAATGGATGCTCCGGTGTGAATCCCCCATGGTGTCTGCATGGGAGAAGCGTTCCCTAGCGGCCGGAGGGGACGCGTGGGAAACCGATTTCCACCCGCAGCGGGATGCTATCCTTCTCCACCGTGTCCTGAGGAGGCTTCCCCGTCGAAAGGGAGCGGCCGGGCGCGAGCGCGGCTAAATGGACTCGATCTGCTTGCGCACTTTCTCCAGGGCTTTCCGGTCGAGCATGCGCTGGCGACTCACCACCAGCAGGGCAAAGACCGCCGACACGCCCAGCACGGCGCCCTCGAACTTCCAGAAGAGGCGCGCCTCCATCACCGTCGAACGGCAGCTGCAAGGGAAAGGTGGGGTCAGCGTCACACCCAGCGCACAAGAGGGAACACTTCCAGAGGCCAGGACGGAATCGGCCTTCCCTCCGGCTCAAATTCCAACAGCCGCGTCTTAACGGCGCACAAGAGGTGCCCGTGGGGAGCGGCGGGGcgcccagtggttctcaaccttttttgctccattcccccctttcaccatggttccgaatataattccccccttcccaagatagtctaactcaaaaggtgcattccaaataataggcatataatattgaaaatcttccatttttttgctatattagtcccatttaaaggggcaacgcaaagcatggccccttttacagtctcagctcccatgcttccctttaaatgggaagcttgaaacttctaggattgcgag comes from Elgaria multicarinata webbii isolate HBS135686 ecotype San Diego chromosome 21, rElgMul1.1.pri, whole genome shotgun sequence and encodes:
- the LOC134412095 gene encoding cocaine- and amphetamine-regulated transcript protein-like, producing the protein MDRSHLGAVVVLLCLFLVARGGIAGGGRPPQEFPFKHNYQGHEKELLDELQEVLEKLQHKKVSTWEKKFNQVPKCSFGNPCAVRKGARIGKLCDCPRSSACNAFLLKCL